The Algoriphagus sanaruensis genome window below encodes:
- a CDS encoding ABC transporter permease yields the protein MNLSYFIAKRISFKQSGGFSSTIHKIAVGSLAIGLAVAILSFMVLGGFQKSVSDRVYGFTGHFQVQKFQMSNAYEEAPFTLSEELKERLASQNYIGKTQSFAHKTALLKGDEEVEGILMKGLGADFDSLSFKKYLVSGRLLHIPDSGVSNEIMLSKLVADKLLLEVGDRVTLYFVQDPPRFRRVEVVGIFETYLENFDEQIVLGELQTIRNLNGWKKDQVGGLEVYLSDPSEADLRFEELDQMLDFDLKLIDIRDRYLEIFDWLSLLDTNVVVFISLIGFVAIFNMGAILFILIMERTQMIGLFKALGAKNALIRRIFFWNGIQILGKGLLIGNLLGLGIGFLQDRFKLVPLDPANYYMEFVPIDWNWPVFIFLNLGISGLTALVLWIPVLVISKVDPIKSIRFD from the coding sequence TTGAACCTTTCCTATTTCATTGCCAAAAGAATCAGTTTTAAGCAATCCGGGGGCTTCTCGAGCACAATCCATAAAATTGCTGTAGGTAGTCTTGCCATTGGGCTCGCTGTTGCTATCCTCTCGTTTATGGTTTTAGGAGGATTTCAAAAATCCGTATCTGACCGGGTTTATGGATTTACTGGACATTTTCAAGTTCAGAAATTTCAAATGAGCAATGCCTATGAGGAGGCGCCTTTTACGCTTAGTGAGGAGTTGAAGGAACGTCTTGCATCACAAAACTACATTGGAAAAACTCAGTCCTTTGCTCACAAAACGGCTTTGTTGAAAGGCGACGAAGAAGTTGAAGGGATTTTGATGAAGGGATTAGGGGCAGATTTTGACTCCCTTTCTTTTAAAAAATACTTGGTTTCGGGAAGGCTACTCCATATACCTGATTCTGGAGTGAGTAATGAGATCATGCTCAGCAAGCTGGTAGCAGATAAACTTCTTCTTGAAGTGGGAGACCGAGTGACTCTGTATTTTGTTCAAGATCCACCTAGGTTCCGCAGAGTAGAGGTAGTAGGAATTTTTGAAACCTACTTGGAAAATTTTGATGAGCAAATTGTTCTTGGCGAACTTCAAACCATCCGGAATTTGAATGGCTGGAAAAAAGATCAAGTTGGAGGCCTGGAGGTTTATCTGAGTGATCCAAGTGAAGCTGACCTTCGATTTGAAGAATTGGATCAAATGCTAGACTTTGATCTCAAGCTTATTGATATCCGAGATCGTTATTTAGAGATTTTCGATTGGCTGTCACTTTTGGATACCAATGTGGTGGTATTTATATCCTTGATTGGGTTTGTTGCCATATTCAACATGGGGGCGATATTATTCATTCTTATCATGGAGCGCACCCAAATGATCGGGTTATTCAAGGCCTTGGGAGCAAAAAATGCGCTGATTCGAAGGATTTTTTTCTGGAATGGAATTCAAATTTTGGGAAAGGGGCTACTCATTGGAAATCTCCTTGGACTGGGGATCGGATTCCTTCAAGATCGATTTAAATTGGTTCCTCTAGATCCGGCAAATTATTACATGGAATTTGTTCCTATAGATTGGAACTGGCCAGTTTTTATCTTTCTGAATTTGGGGATTTCAGGCTTAACAGCTTTGGTTCTCTGGATTCCCGTATTGGTGATTTCCAAAGTAGATCCAATCAAATCTATCCGATTTGATTAA
- a CDS encoding exo-beta-N-acetylmuramidase NamZ domain-containing protein has translation MKQAKNSLLISFLAIFILALCPLTALSQLPRVGAERAELYLPLLQGKRIGLVGNQTSILPQSNNKHVVDFLLENGIQVKKVFVPEHGFRGTADAGEKVDNSMDTKTGLPIVSLYGNNKKPSAEQIKDLDIVIFDLQDVGTRFFTYISTMHYVMEACAEQGKKVIIFDRPNPNGGYIDGPMLKPGFESFVGMHNIPIVHGLTVGELAKMINGEKWLKGGQTVDLEVIPVENWSHDQSYNLPIKPSPNLPNDLSIKLYPSTCLFEGTVMSLGRGTYFPFQVYGYPDPKFGEFTFTPVSIDGMSKTPPHQNQLCFGRDLRGESMNHQFTLSYLLEAYHKSEMKEKFFNNYFNTLVGTDELKKQILAGESEASIRESWKAGHEVYKEKREKYLIYK, from the coding sequence ATGAAGCAAGCGAAAAATTCACTTCTCATTAGTTTTTTGGCCATTTTCATTTTGGCTCTTTGTCCTCTCACAGCTCTGTCCCAACTCCCCCGAGTAGGTGCTGAAAGGGCTGAGCTTTACCTTCCGCTTCTTCAAGGAAAACGTATCGGACTCGTCGGAAATCAAACTTCCATCCTTCCTCAATCCAACAATAAACATGTCGTTGATTTTCTATTAGAAAATGGGATTCAAGTCAAGAAAGTTTTTGTCCCAGAACATGGCTTCCGAGGAACGGCCGATGCAGGAGAAAAAGTAGACAATAGTATGGATACCAAAACAGGCCTTCCAATTGTCTCGCTTTATGGAAACAACAAAAAGCCCTCTGCCGAGCAAATCAAGGATTTAGATATCGTCATTTTTGACCTTCAGGATGTAGGAACTCGCTTTTTCACCTATATCAGCACCATGCACTACGTCATGGAAGCTTGTGCCGAACAAGGTAAAAAGGTGATCATCTTTGACCGACCTAATCCCAATGGAGGCTATATCGATGGCCCAATGCTTAAGCCTGGATTTGAATCTTTTGTGGGGATGCACAATATTCCCATCGTACATGGGCTGACCGTGGGAGAATTGGCTAAAATGATCAATGGTGAAAAATGGCTCAAAGGAGGACAAACTGTTGATTTAGAAGTGATCCCCGTTGAAAATTGGTCACATGACCAATCCTACAACCTTCCTATTAAACCTTCGCCAAACCTCCCAAATGACCTCTCAATTAAGCTTTACCCTAGCACTTGTCTTTTCGAAGGAACAGTGATGTCTTTAGGAAGAGGCACCTATTTTCCATTTCAGGTTTACGGATATCCTGATCCTAAATTTGGAGAATTCACCTTCACCCCAGTCAGCATTGATGGAATGTCCAAAACTCCACCACATCAAAATCAACTTTGCTTTGGACGTGATTTGAGAGGCGAATCCATGAATCATCAGTTTACGCTTAGCTATTTGCTCGAAGCTTACCATAAATCAGAAATGAAAGAAAAATTCTTCAATAACTACTTCAATACCTTAGTAGGAACAGATGAATTGAAAAAGCAGATTTTAGCTGGAGAAAGCGAAGCTAGCATCCGCGAAAGCTGGAAGGCGGGACATGAAGTATATAAAGAAAAAAGAGAGAAGTATTTGATTTATAAATGA
- the fmt gene encoding methionyl-tRNA formyltransferase, translating into MSNKEVKSKEELRIIYMGTPEFAVPALEKLVEAGWNVVGVITAPDKPQGRGQKLVGSPVKEAAERLGLHILQPTNLKNPEFQQELRDLKADLQIVVAFRMLPESVWNMPPLGTFNLHASLLPDYRGAAPINWAIINGETETGVTTFFLKHEIDTGSIIFQEKVAILPEDDLGSVYEKLMNIGSDLVLRTVEAIAKDEVAPLPQDESKALHHAPKIFKETCKIDFSHSAESIHNLIRGLSPYPAAWMEFQGKTCKVFKSKVNSEPLLNKEVGQWESDGKSFLRFQCGEGSLEIIELQLEGKKRMKIDELLRGLKL; encoded by the coding sequence ATGTCGAATAAAGAAGTGAAGTCTAAAGAGGAATTACGAATCATCTATATGGGTACTCCGGAGTTTGCAGTACCCGCACTAGAAAAACTGGTTGAAGCGGGCTGGAATGTAGTCGGTGTCATCACCGCGCCGGATAAACCCCAAGGTCGGGGACAAAAATTGGTAGGTTCTCCAGTAAAAGAAGCTGCCGAGCGACTTGGACTCCATATCCTCCAACCCACTAACCTCAAAAATCCGGAATTTCAGCAAGAGCTAAGAGACTTGAAGGCAGATCTTCAGATCGTGGTAGCTTTCAGAATGCTTCCCGAATCAGTTTGGAATATGCCTCCACTTGGCACTTTCAACCTTCACGCTTCCCTCCTTCCAGATTATCGAGGAGCCGCCCCGATCAATTGGGCGATTATCAATGGAGAAACCGAAACCGGAGTTACTACCTTTTTTCTAAAGCATGAGATAGACACAGGGAGTATTATTTTTCAGGAGAAAGTTGCCATTCTTCCAGAAGACGACTTAGGCTCGGTCTATGAAAAATTAATGAATATCGGTTCGGATTTAGTGCTTCGAACGGTTGAGGCAATTGCAAAAGACGAAGTGGCACCTTTACCTCAGGATGAAAGTAAAGCCCTCCATCATGCGCCGAAGATTTTTAAAGAAACCTGCAAGATTGATTTTTCACATTCCGCTGAATCAATCCACAACCTTATTCGTGGACTTTCGCCCTATCCTGCCGCTTGGATGGAATTCCAAGGAAAAACCTGTAAAGTTTTTAAGTCAAAGGTAAACTCCGAACCACTTTTGAATAAGGAAGTCGGACAATGGGAAAGTGATGGAAAGTCTTTCTTACGATTTCAATGTGGAGAAGGAAGTTTGGAAATTATCGAACTCCAATTGGAAGGCAAAAAGCGAATGAAAATTGATGAATTACTCCGAGGGCTTAAACTTTAA
- a CDS encoding DUF4412 domain-containing protein encodes MKKTVLTGLILIAFAINQTSQAQLLKKIQNAAQNAAQNAVTPKNNSSSENPLSGMLDGMFQPAKTASSYSFEGFMVMQVISTDKKGKSEDPAQIKYLMTKDPQLMAMQFEDPKSKGTATTTIMDTQNQAVVILMEEDGNKSSIAMKMDFDKMQDQVDQEVETQVADNSYTLTKTGKTKTILGYTCEEYLITTEDGKGIYWVTEKPISGISMFSPQSNPMVSNKTMDRYQSMFSNAPEGTFMEMTFTDNDGSVTHMEVIQLEPNQPRTIQMSNYPNLMAGGR; translated from the coding sequence ATGAAAAAAACAGTTTTAACGGGATTGATTTTAATCGCTTTTGCAATCAATCAAACCTCCCAAGCACAGCTTTTGAAAAAGATTCAAAATGCAGCTCAAAACGCTGCCCAAAATGCAGTAACTCCAAAAAACAATTCATCAAGCGAAAATCCTCTTTCAGGCATGTTGGATGGAATGTTTCAACCCGCAAAGACAGCTTCTTCTTATTCATTTGAAGGATTTATGGTGATGCAGGTAATTTCTACCGATAAGAAAGGGAAATCCGAAGATCCTGCCCAAATCAAATACCTCATGACCAAAGATCCCCAACTTATGGCCATGCAGTTTGAGGACCCAAAATCAAAAGGAACTGCAACCACGACAATTATGGATACCCAAAACCAAGCTGTGGTTATTTTAATGGAAGAGGATGGGAATAAATCCAGCATAGCCATGAAAATGGACTTTGACAAAATGCAGGACCAAGTGGATCAGGAAGTCGAAACTCAAGTAGCAGACAATTCCTACACGTTAACCAAAACAGGAAAAACCAAAACAATATTGGGATATACCTGTGAAGAGTATCTAATCACCACCGAAGATGGAAAAGGAATCTATTGGGTAACTGAAAAACCTATTTCAGGTATTTCTATGTTTTCTCCTCAATCCAATCCCATGGTTTCAAATAAAACTATGGACAGATATCAATCCATGTTTTCAAATGCTCCGGAAGGTACTTTTATGGAAATGACTTTTACCGACAATGATGGATCGGTAACCCATATGGAAGTGATTCAACTGGAGCCAAATCAACCTAGAACAATTCAAATGTCCAACTATCCCAACCTAATGGCAGGAGGAAGATAA
- a CDS encoding dihydrofolate reductase, with amino-acid sequence MKIILIAAVAKNRVIGKDNQLIWSLSADLKRFKNLTTGHHILMGRKTFESLGRLLPNRTHLVISKSPELQLPEGHFKFSALEEAIIFCNKIGVEKLFVIGGGQVYRESIDLCDELEITEVEANPEGDTFFPEINLDIWKETHRESFPQDEKNEFAYSFVNYKKK; translated from the coding sequence GTGAAAATCATTCTCATTGCTGCCGTTGCCAAAAATCGAGTGATTGGCAAAGACAACCAACTGATCTGGAGCTTATCCGCTGATCTCAAACGCTTTAAAAATCTCACCACTGGTCATCATATTTTGATGGGCCGAAAAACCTTTGAATCGCTGGGAAGGCTTCTACCCAATCGAACTCATTTGGTGATTTCAAAATCCCCTGAACTTCAACTTCCAGAAGGCCATTTTAAGTTTTCGGCTTTGGAAGAAGCAATTATTTTTTGCAATAAAATCGGGGTAGAAAAACTTTTTGTAATCGGAGGTGGACAGGTTTATCGAGAATCCATTGACCTATGCGATGAACTTGAAATCACCGAAGTAGAAGCAAATCCTGAAGGAGATACATTCTTTCCGGAAATCAACTTGGACATTTGGAAAGAAACTCATCGAGAGAGTTTCCCTCAAGATGAAAAAAATGAATTCGCCTACTCCTTTGTGAACTATAAAAAAAAATAA
- a CDS encoding SDR family oxidoreductase yields the protein MNHPVIWITGASSGIGEAAARKFSAEGYALVISSRNEKELNRVAESCTNPDLVRVLPLDLSDSDSMESKVKDAIGFFGKIDIMLHNGGISQRSLIQETQLEVDRKLMEVNYFGTVALTKALLPHFITRKTGQFAVITSLVGKFASPYRSSYAASKHALHGFFDTLRAEHHRDHILVTMICPGFIRTQVSINALTGDGKPLGQMDDAQAKGMSPEACAEEIFQAIVRKKQEVYIGGKETYAVYLKRFFPSLFSKILTKANVR from the coding sequence ATGAATCACCCCGTCATTTGGATTACAGGTGCATCGTCTGGAATTGGTGAAGCTGCAGCTCGAAAATTTTCGGCTGAAGGTTATGCTCTCGTAATTTCATCTCGAAATGAAAAAGAACTCAACCGAGTGGCTGAATCCTGTACAAATCCAGATTTGGTCAGAGTTCTTCCTTTGGACCTTTCCGATTCTGACAGTATGGAATCTAAGGTTAAAGATGCAATTGGCTTTTTCGGGAAAATTGACATCATGCTTCACAATGGAGGAATCAGTCAACGATCTCTCATCCAGGAAACTCAGCTTGAGGTGGATCGCAAACTCATGGAGGTCAATTATTTCGGAACAGTTGCTCTGACAAAAGCCCTCCTACCGCATTTTATCACCCGCAAAACTGGGCAATTTGCAGTTATCACCTCTTTGGTTGGGAAGTTTGCTTCGCCTTATCGATCCTCTTACGCAGCTTCAAAACATGCTTTGCATGGATTCTTTGACACGCTAAGAGCGGAACATCACCGAGACCATATTTTGGTTACAATGATTTGCCCTGGATTTATCCGCACACAAGTTTCTATCAATGCGCTCACAGGAGATGGAAAGCCTCTAGGCCAAATGGACGATGCACAAGCAAAAGGAATGAGTCCTGAAGCCTGTGCTGAAGAAATCTTCCAAGCCATCGTTCGGAAAAAACAAGAGGTTTATATCGGAGGAAAAGAAACCTATGCGGTTTATTTGAAGCGATTTTTCCCTAGCCTATTTTCCAAAATACTTACCAAAGCAAACGTCAGATAA
- a CDS encoding competence/damage-inducible protein A encodes MQLVKAEIIAIGDELLYGQIMDTNSHWISQELDLLGVKVVRKTTVGDNRTDILAAFSEAEKRADIILITGGLGPTQDDLTKPLLAEYFGCEIIEFPEAVEAVTSFFRRRGREMTQLNILQGHLPSCCTYIPNEVGTAPGMWFEKNGTYWMSMPGVPHEMKKLMKDFVLPELPKRFDLPIIYHKVIKTVGIGESWLADLIKDWENALPEHIRLAYLPSLGHVKLRLTAFGKDKNLLIEEVQTQIDAVFPLIEKYIYGYDEETLETAIGKLLKNAGKTLALAESCSGGYISHLVTSIPGSSTYFQGAVIPYHNQFKSAILNVSSETLQSHGAVSEETATEMAIGVRKLFGSDFGLASTGIAGPDGGSEEKPVGTVWIACAGEGFVETRKLQLTQERLINIQLTGVSVLNLLRICFNEKDK; translated from the coding sequence ATGCAACTTGTAAAAGCTGAAATAATTGCCATAGGAGATGAATTGCTCTATGGGCAAATCATGGATACCAATTCGCATTGGATTAGTCAAGAACTAGACCTCCTGGGAGTAAAAGTGGTTCGGAAAACGACCGTAGGTGATAATAGAACCGATATTCTTGCTGCCTTTTCAGAAGCTGAAAAACGTGCAGATATTATTTTGATCACGGGAGGATTGGGACCAACTCAAGACGACTTGACCAAGCCGCTTCTGGCAGAGTATTTTGGATGTGAGATTATCGAGTTTCCAGAAGCTGTAGAGGCAGTCACCTCATTTTTCAGACGAAGAGGAAGGGAAATGACTCAGCTGAATATTCTTCAAGGTCACCTTCCCTCCTGTTGCACCTATATTCCAAATGAAGTGGGAACAGCCCCGGGGATGTGGTTTGAAAAAAATGGCACTTATTGGATGTCCATGCCTGGAGTCCCTCATGAAATGAAAAAACTCATGAAGGATTTTGTACTTCCGGAGTTGCCTAAGCGATTTGACCTTCCCATCATTTATCACAAAGTGATTAAAACGGTTGGGATTGGAGAAAGCTGGTTGGCGGATTTGATAAAAGATTGGGAAAATGCACTCCCTGAACATATCCGACTCGCTTATTTACCCTCTCTGGGACATGTAAAACTTAGACTTACTGCTTTTGGAAAAGATAAGAATCTGCTTATTGAAGAAGTTCAAACCCAAATTGACGCGGTATTTCCTTTGATCGAAAAATACATTTATGGATATGACGAGGAAACCTTAGAGACTGCGATAGGCAAACTTTTGAAGAACGCTGGGAAAACTTTAGCTTTAGCCGAAAGTTGCTCGGGTGGTTATATTTCTCATCTAGTGACGAGCATTCCGGGAAGCTCTACTTATTTTCAAGGCGCTGTGATTCCATATCACAATCAATTCAAATCAGCTATTCTGAATGTTTCCTCAGAAACACTTCAGTCTCATGGAGCAGTTAGCGAAGAGACCGCAACAGAAATGGCGATCGGTGTCCGTAAACTATTCGGATCGGATTTCGGATTGGCAAGTACGGGAATTGCGGGACCTGATGGAGGAAGTGAAGAAAAACCAGTAGGCACGGTGTGGATTGCCTGCGCGGGTGAAGGATTTGTAGAAACACGCAAACTTCAACTTACTCAGGAACGATTGATCAACATTCAGTTGACTGGCGTTTCTGTTTTGAATCTTTTGAGAATTTGCTTTAACGAAAAAGACAAATAA
- a CDS encoding dihydrolipoamide acetyltransferase family protein, giving the protein MASVEMLMPKMGESIIEGTILTWLKKEGDTIEQDESVLEVATDKVDTEVPATHGGVLKKILAKEGDVVAVGAPIAIIEIEGEGSTSVAPKVETESSPKEELIALAPANTQAILEVGSMDEMSSEDGRFYSPLVKSIAKEEGISSTELSKIPGTGKEGRVTKQDMLDYLKNRTEAPSISPSKSPSITEQPKVQASMAASDEIIEMDRMRKIIAQRMVESKRISAHVTSFVEADMTNIVLWREKHKEEYRKKYGEGITFTPFFINAVAKAIRDFPMINISVEGDKIIKKKDINIGMAAALPSGNLIVPVIKNADQLNLVGISKKVNDLAARARANKLTADEVTGGTYTVSNVGSFGNVMGTPIIPQPQVAILAVGAIVKKPAVIETPTGDVIAIRHKMFLSHSYDHRVVDGALGGMFVRKVADYLEAFDINTSL; this is encoded by the coding sequence ATGGCAAGTGTAGAAATGCTGATGCCCAAAATGGGCGAAAGTATCATAGAAGGCACCATCCTTACCTGGCTAAAAAAAGAAGGTGACACTATTGAGCAGGACGAGTCTGTCCTAGAAGTAGCCACCGACAAAGTAGACACAGAGGTTCCCGCCACCCACGGCGGAGTTCTTAAGAAAATTCTAGCCAAAGAGGGTGATGTAGTAGCTGTAGGGGCCCCTATCGCGATCATTGAAATTGAAGGTGAAGGATCCACTTCAGTGGCACCTAAAGTAGAAACTGAGTCAAGTCCCAAAGAGGAATTGATTGCACTTGCACCTGCTAATACCCAAGCGATTTTAGAAGTAGGATCCATGGATGAAATGAGCTCCGAAGACGGAAGATTTTATTCTCCCCTGGTGAAAAGTATCGCAAAAGAAGAAGGAATTTCCTCCACTGAACTTTCTAAAATCCCAGGTACTGGCAAAGAAGGTCGGGTCACCAAGCAGGACATGTTGGATTATTTGAAAAATCGAACCGAAGCACCTTCCATTTCACCAAGCAAATCACCGTCAATTACTGAGCAGCCGAAAGTTCAAGCAAGCATGGCAGCTTCAGATGAGATCATCGAAATGGATCGAATGCGCAAAATCATTGCGCAGCGTATGGTTGAATCCAAAAGAATATCTGCACATGTTACCTCTTTTGTAGAGGCAGATATGACCAATATTGTGCTTTGGAGAGAAAAGCATAAAGAAGAATATCGAAAAAAATATGGTGAAGGAATCACCTTTACACCATTTTTCATTAATGCTGTTGCGAAAGCAATTCGTGATTTTCCAATGATTAATATTTCGGTAGAGGGCGATAAAATCATCAAGAAAAAGGACATCAATATCGGGATGGCAGCAGCACTTCCTTCTGGAAACCTGATCGTTCCAGTGATTAAGAATGCTGATCAACTGAATTTGGTGGGGATTTCTAAAAAAGTAAATGATCTCGCAGCACGAGCTAGAGCCAATAAGCTGACGGCTGATGAAGTAACCGGAGGAACCTATACGGTATCAAATGTAGGTTCATTTGGAAACGTCATGGGCACACCGATCATTCCTCAGCCTCAGGTTGCGATTCTTGCAGTTGGTGCCATCGTAAAAAAACCTGCCGTAATTGAGACGCCTACTGGAGATGTCATTGCGATTAGACACAAAATGTTTCTCTCTCACTCCTATGACCACCGGGTAGTTGATGGAGCTTTGGGAGGCATGTTTGTTCGAAAAGTCGCTGATTATCTGGAAGCCTTCGATATCAATACCTCCTTATAA